AGATAGTTCTCCTAACTGATATCGCCCAAACGCATCAACAACGGTTCTTAAATCGTCAACAGAAAAATTAAACCCCTGCTGGGAGGCTAACTTGACGACTAAGGGGGCGCGATCGCCCGTCAAGGCTTCGGCTTCGGCGGGGTCTAGTTCTTATAAAGAGAAAATTTTACCTGAATTACATCGCCATTCAATAGTTTTTAACAACTCTTAAACCATGCGGTTTAAGGTTTTGTTGTTTTTTCTGTATAATGTTCAATTTGAACAGACTTATAGTTGACAATTGTTATTTTTTGGACGGTTGACAGAAGGGAATTTGCTTACATAATTATCGTTGTAACTAATTGTTAAAAATAAAATTGCTGTAATAAAACCATGAATTTCCCTTGTTAAAAGCAAAATTGGGAAAAGTCTTTAAAAAACTTAAAATTAAAGTTTACTTTTATTAAACAAATAGAATCCCTGAAACAACGCAAACACGTCCGATTCATAAGATGAATTTATAATGAAGTCCTCTACTGACCTAGCCCTTAATCTTCACGCAATCTTCAAGAAAAAGGTATTGACAATAAAGCAAAAATATGGATTAACGCGGAACAACAGTAAATTATCTGCATCAGTAGGATGTGCTGATACGAAGTTGGGTTCTAACATGTCATTCTGAGCGAAATGTGAAGCTCTCGCTATATTGAGGAGCGAGCGTCAGAATCTTTGAGATGCTTCGCTACTGTTCCTTCGCTTTGCTCAGGACTCCGCTCAGCATGACAGATTATCTCTTTGACTGTAACTTGTATGAGAGATGAAAATCAACGAACACGGCAAGGCTAAGCTGTCATGCATTTAAATTGGGTATTAGTAGCGAGCAAGATGCAAAGCCTGCGGCATGGCTTCGCTTAACGCCCTACAAGGATTGCGCCATTATTGATATTAAGGTTTAAATGCCGAACAGCTTAAGATTCTTACACAGCAATAGATTCAACTGCTGTTTAACAGTTTCTGCACTCAGTTACGTTAGTTGGTTAGAGCGGGTTATGGTTCAACCTAGATATATTCCCATCACCCCAAATAAGTAATCCATGTAACAATCAAGTTCGTAGTTGCGCTGTCTTCGCTATAATTCGAGCTAAAAACTCTGCAATACCTTGATCTGACCCCACCCTAACCCTCCCCTTGATAAGGGGAGGGAACTCGAAAAGCTTTGGTTAGGTTGGTTCCTAATCTTGAAATTAATACTATGATTAAGACTGATCTGTCGAGAAAATAAATCAGGTCAGCGCATCTACTGGCAAATAAGTCACGACTCAAGTTGGTCAAGTTGCTGTGAATGCCGCCAAAGCATCCGATCTATTAACCCTCGTTGACGCTCTCTACTCAGCCTTTCAATTATTTGTAGAGAATTAAATGGGCATTGGCTGTACAAACTCCGCAACGAGACGACTAAGGGTTAGCCACAATAAAGGTAGATTCAGATGAACCCTGATGAACTATTGAGTAGATACCAAGCTGGCGAACGAGATTTTTTTCTCATCGACGTTAATGGAGTCAACCTGATGGGTGCGACTCTGAGAGCGGTCGATTTAACTCATGCAAACCTGAGCCAAACGACATTAGTCCAGGCTAACTTGAGCCGCGCTACCCTACATAATGCCAATTTGCAGGGAGTTGACTTGCAAGGAGCCAATCTGCGAGGTGCTGACTTGAGTGGTGCTGATTTGATGGGAGCGAATTTAGTGGCGGCTGATTTGAGTTTTGCCACGTTGACGGGTGTGGATTTAACTGGGGCTAATTTAAGTTTTGCCCGGTTGATGGGCGCTGATCTCAATGGTGCTAACCTCTGCCAGGTTAAGCTATTGGGTGGGGATCTGCGGGGTTCTCTGTTAATTGGCGCTAATCTCAGTCGCAGCAATCTAAGTCGCAGTTATTTATTTGAAGCTGATTTAAGTGAGGCAAATCTGGAGCAAGTTAAGTGGCAAAGCAGTCTGTACAATCTACAAACTGATTTTCCTGCAGCGTTCGATCCTCAGCGAGGGGGTGCTTATTTAATTGCGCCTGATGTCTCTCTCGCCGGAGTGGATTTAAGCGGTGTTAATCTCAAGAGAGAAAATTTACAAGGGGCGAATCTGAGTCGGGTCAATTTAAGTAAGGCTAATTTGCGTTGGACAGACTTCCGTGATGCCAACTTGCAGGACGCAAATTTGAGTGAGGCGATTCTCAGTGGCGCTAACTTACAAGGGGCTTCTTTGAGTCAGACAAATCTGGAAGGGGCGAATTTAAGCGGTACGACGATGCCCAATGGGGAGTTACATCAATGTCATGGAATTCAGAAATTGGCTGGGAGGTAGGGAGCTGGGGGAGCTGGGGGAGCTGGGGGAGCAATGTAGAGACGTGCCATGGCGCGTCTGGAAGCTGGGGGAGCTGGGGAAGCTGGGGAAGGGATTGGCAAAATTTTGTGTAAGAATCAATCATATCATTACTGCATGGCAATGCTGGGATTGGCTTGATAAAACCAATGAACTTGGCTCTCGGACAAACAATTGGTGGACGCTATAATATTGTGCGGCAACTGGGACAAGGTGGGTTTGGTGCTACATTTGTTGCCCAAGACCAACATTTGCCTAGCGATCGCGATTGTGTGGTGAAGCAACTCAAACCCCAAGCGACTGACCCGTTTACGTTGCAGACGGCGCGGCGTTTGTTTGAAACGGAAGCTAAAATCCTGCATCAGTTGGGTCATCATCACCAAATTCCCCAGCTATTTGCCTATTTTGAAGAGAGTCAAGAATTCTATTTGGTGCAGGAACTGGTTGAAGGAGATAATCTGAGTCAGGAATTGACGCCGGGAACGCAGTGGTCAGATCAGCAGGTAATTGATCTGTTGCAGGAAATCTTAACTATATTAGCCTTTGTTCATCAGCATCATGTGATTCACCGAGATGTTAATCCCCATAACCTGATCCGGCGTAAATCGGATGGTAAGTTAGTCCTAATTGATTTTGGCGCGGTGAAACAAGTTAGCACTCAGGTGGTGCAGGGACAATCCTCTAGCTTTACGGTGGCGATTGGTACGCCGGGATATCGACCCAGTGAACAAGCGAATGGGAATCCCCGTTTGAGTAGTGATATCTATGCAGTGGGAATTGTGGGGATTCAGGCTTTAACGGGGGTAACGCCTCAGGAACTGCCAACTGATCCCGACAGTGGAGAAATTTGCTGGCGCGATCGCACGTCGGTTCGTCCCGAGTTGGCAAAAGTCCTAGATAAAATGATCCGCTACGATTTTCGCGAACGCTATCCCTCGGCGGAGGCGGCTCTGCAGGCGTTGAATGACTTGACTCAACCCACGAAGGCGACGGTGGCTTTAGGCGCTGCTTCTGCGTCATCGCCTGTGACTCAATCTTCTAAACGGAAGAAACTGATCGTTGTCCTATTAATTGCCATGGCGGTAATTGCTGGTGGGGGAGGGGCGACAGTGGCGATTATTAACTGGATTAATTCTACTAATGCCACCCAATCCTATAATCGAGGTGAAACACTGCTGGAGTTGAGGCGGTATGAGGACGCCCTCAGTGCTTATAATCGTGCGGTTGAACTGCAACCGGACTATGCTGAAGCTTGGCTGGGTCAAGGGGATGCGCTTTTGGCATTGGGTCAGTCTGAGGCGGCGTTGGATGCGTATGATCAGGCGATTCAGATTCAGCGTGAGTATCCAGAGGCTTGGAAAGGGCGAGGAGAGGCGTTAGCTGCATTGCAGCGTTATGAAGCGGCGATTAGTGCCTTTGATCAGGTCACGAAACTGCAACCGGAGGACGTGGAAACCTGGGAACGTCGCGGCATGGTACAGATGAAGTTACAGCGCTATTCGGCGGCGATCGCATCTTACGATAAAGCCTTAGAGATTCAACCCAATTATTCCTCAGCCTGGTATCGGCGCGGTTGGGCATTACATAATTTACAACAGTACGAAGAGGCGATTAAATCTTATGACAAAGCGGTGGAACATAAGCCCGATTCCGCCGAATATTGGTATCAACGAGGTAATGCGTTTGTTAATTTGAACAAACATCGTGACGCGGTGGACTCTTACCAGAAAGCGGTTCAGTTCCAGCCAGATTTTTACCGGGCGTGGTACAGTCAGGGCAGTATTTTGAATAATTTAAATCAATATCAAGAGGCGTTAGCCGCATTTGAACAAGCGGTTAAACTTCAGCCCAACAGTTATGAGGCGTGGTATGGTCGGGCTTGGGCGTTGCATCAATTGCAGCGTTATGATGAAGCGTTAATGGCTTACGAGAAGGCGGTGAAACTGAGACCCAATTCTGAGCAAGCCTGGTATAACCGGGGGAATGTCTTCTATACATTGGAGCAATACCAAGACGCGATCGCGGCGTATGACCAAGCTGTTGCCCATAAGCGCAGCCATTACCAAGCTTGGAATAGTCGCGCTAATGCTTTATTTAACCTGAAGCGATACAACGAAGCCTTGACCTCTTATGAAAATGCTTTGACGTATCAACCCAATTACAAAGAGGCAACGCGGGGGAAAGAGCAAACGCAGCGTGAACTT
The DNA window shown above is from Coleofasciculus chthonoplastes PCC 7420 and carries:
- a CDS encoding tetratricopeptide repeat protein, with product MNLALGQTIGGRYNIVRQLGQGGFGATFVAQDQHLPSDRDCVVKQLKPQATDPFTLQTARRLFETEAKILHQLGHHHQIPQLFAYFEESQEFYLVQELVEGDNLSQELTPGTQWSDQQVIDLLQEILTILAFVHQHHVIHRDVNPHNLIRRKSDGKLVLIDFGAVKQVSTQVVQGQSSSFTVAIGTPGYRPSEQANGNPRLSSDIYAVGIVGIQALTGVTPQELPTDPDSGEICWRDRTSVRPELAKVLDKMIRYDFRERYPSAEAALQALNDLTQPTKATVALGAASASSPVTQSSKRKKLIVVLLIAMAVIAGGGGATVAIINWINSTNATQSYNRGETLLELRRYEDALSAYNRAVELQPDYAEAWLGQGDALLALGQSEAALDAYDQAIQIQREYPEAWKGRGEALAALQRYEAAISAFDQVTKLQPEDVETWERRGMVQMKLQRYSAAIASYDKALEIQPNYSSAWYRRGWALHNLQQYEEAIKSYDKAVEHKPDSAEYWYQRGNAFVNLNKHRDAVDSYQKAVQFQPDFYRAWYSQGSILNNLNQYQEALAAFEQAVKLQPNSYEAWYGRAWALHQLQRYDEALMAYEKAVKLRPNSEQAWYNRGNVFYTLEQYQDAIAAYDQAVAHKRSHYQAWNSRANALFNLKRYNEALTSYENALTYQPNYKEATRGKEQTQRELEKLKKESNRKSSEENDDQ
- a CDS encoding pentapeptide repeat-containing protein; the encoded protein is MNPDELLSRYQAGERDFFLIDVNGVNLMGATLRAVDLTHANLSQTTLVQANLSRATLHNANLQGVDLQGANLRGADLSGADLMGANLVAADLSFATLTGVDLTGANLSFARLMGADLNGANLCQVKLLGGDLRGSLLIGANLSRSNLSRSYLFEADLSEANLEQVKWQSSLYNLQTDFPAAFDPQRGGAYLIAPDVSLAGVDLSGVNLKRENLQGANLSRVNLSKANLRWTDFRDANLQDANLSEAILSGANLQGASLSQTNLEGANLSGTTMPNGELHQCHGIQKLAGR